In Stenotrophomonas sp. ASS1, the following proteins share a genomic window:
- a CDS encoding I78 family peptidase inhibitor, which yields MSFPIRARSLSALLLPAVLALTACQAPALDEQDSATAHAQQAAEAAKAPADEAGKATEAPPVGTCDASQVQSLVGQTYTDALGKQAQEDAGANQVRVLKPNDVATMEFLGDRLNIEVDAKGAVSGARCG from the coding sequence ATGTCGTTCCCGATTCGCGCCCGTTCGCTCTCCGCCCTGTTGCTGCCGGCCGTGCTGGCGCTGACCGCCTGCCAGGCACCGGCGCTGGATGAACAGGATTCGGCCACGGCCCACGCCCAGCAGGCCGCCGAAGCCGCCAAGGCGCCGGCCGACGAAGCCGGCAAGGCCACCGAGGCTCCGCCGGTCGGCACCTGCGATGCCAGCCAGGTGCAGAGCCTGGTCGGCCAGACCTACACCGACGCGCTGGGCAAGCAGGCGCAGGAAGATGCCGGCGCCAACCAGGTGCGCGTGCTCAAGCCCAACGACGTGGCCACGATGGAGTTCCTCGGCGACCGCCTGAACATCGAAGTGGACGCCAAGGGCGCCGTCAGCGGCGCGCGCTGCGGCTGA
- a CDS encoding DNA topoisomerase IB, translating into MPTPSTPERQAARAAGLRYVDDTQPGISRRRAGKGFSYRDADGHAIRDATTLQRIRALAIPPAYTAVWICAHANGHLQATGRDARGRKQYRYHADWAKERDAGKFDRIIAFGEALPTLRRRLSRDLKRPGFPQEKVLAMVVALLADTLVRVGNETYAQQNRSFGLTTLRNRHLELLRGGRVRMRFRGKSGQLQEVTVGDRKLGLLVRRLQQLPGQALFQYRDDDGALQPVDSGAVNDYLREVMGEDFTAKDFRTWGGTVAAVQAFAATELPEPASQRALAQAQRAVVCEVASLLGNTPAVCRKAYIDPCVFAGWERGELAKLAGLRGPRQWEQATLRVLRRARRLSRSRSR; encoded by the coding sequence ATGCCAACCCCCTCTACTCCCGAACGACAGGCCGCACGCGCGGCCGGCCTGCGCTATGTCGACGATACCCAGCCGGGCATCAGCCGGCGCCGCGCCGGCAAGGGTTTCAGCTACCGCGATGCCGATGGTCACGCGATACGCGACGCCACCACCCTGCAACGCATCCGTGCGCTGGCGATTCCGCCGGCGTATACCGCCGTATGGATCTGCGCCCACGCCAACGGCCACCTGCAGGCCACCGGCCGCGATGCACGCGGACGCAAGCAGTACCGCTACCACGCCGACTGGGCCAAGGAGCGCGACGCCGGCAAGTTCGACCGCATCATCGCCTTTGGCGAGGCCTTGCCCACGCTGCGGCGGCGGTTGTCGCGGGATCTCAAGCGACCTGGGTTTCCGCAGGAAAAGGTGCTGGCCATGGTGGTGGCGCTGTTGGCGGACACCCTGGTGCGGGTCGGCAATGAAACCTATGCACAACAGAACCGTTCGTTCGGACTGACCACGCTGCGCAACCGCCATCTGGAGCTGCTGCGCGGCGGCCGGGTGCGCATGCGCTTCCGCGGCAAGTCCGGGCAGCTGCAGGAGGTGACCGTGGGCGACCGCAAGCTGGGACTGCTGGTGCGGCGCCTGCAGCAGCTGCCGGGGCAGGCGCTGTTCCAGTACCGCGATGACGACGGTGCGCTGCAGCCGGTGGATTCCGGCGCGGTGAACGACTACCTGCGCGAGGTGATGGGCGAGGACTTCACTGCCAAGGATTTCCGCACCTGGGGTGGCACGGTGGCGGCGGTGCAGGCGTTTGCCGCCACCGAACTGCCGGAACCGGCCAGTCAGCGCGCGCTGGCGCAGGCGCAGCGCGCGGTGGTGTGCGAAGTGGCATCGCTGCTGGGCAACACGCCGGCGGTGTGCCGCAAGGCCTACATCGACCCGTGCGTGTTCGCCGGCTGGGAGCGCGGTGAACTGGCCAAGCTGGCCGGCCTGCGTGGGCCGCGCCAGTGGGAGCAGGCCACCCTGCGCGTGCTGCGCAGGGCGCGCAGGCTCAGCCGCAGTAGATCGCGGTGA
- a CDS encoding FAD-dependent oxidoreductase produces MSRKHAFQFLDLPRTMPQRIPVELRTSGDWGELYGKFGKEDAQYQAGRCLDCGNPYCSWKCPVHNAIPQWLQLVQENRIHEAATLCHSTNPLPEVCGRVCPQDRLCEGSCTLEEFGAVTIGAVEKYIVDTALASGWRPDLGAVQPSGHSVAVIGAGPAGLACADRLARAGIAAVVYDRYEQIGGLLQFGIPSFKLDKDVIHRRREVLEGMGVQFRLGVEIGRDLSVQQLLDSHDAVFVGTGAYRYTDGGLDGQDLKGVLPALPFLVQNSRIVGGDDPKGRPIAGWEDTIALPDLNGKRVVVLGGGDTGMDCVRSAVRLGAAKVTCAYRRDEANMPGSAREVANAREEGVRFLFNRQPLSIEAGADDEVIGVTVVETRLGEPDANGRQNAVPIEGSESLLEADVVIIAFGFSPSVPAWLAELGVEGQSNGRIVAGGKDRLPFQTAHPRLFAGGDAVRGADLVVTAVAEGRDAAASIVRLLAH; encoded by the coding sequence ATGAGCCGCAAGCACGCCTTCCAGTTCCTCGACCTGCCCCGCACCATGCCGCAGCGCATTCCGGTGGAACTGCGCACGTCCGGCGACTGGGGCGAGCTGTATGGCAAGTTCGGCAAGGAGGACGCCCAGTACCAGGCCGGCCGCTGCCTGGACTGCGGCAACCCCTACTGCAGCTGGAAGTGCCCGGTGCACAACGCCATTCCGCAGTGGCTGCAGCTGGTGCAGGAGAACCGCATCCATGAAGCCGCCACGCTGTGCCACAGCACCAACCCGCTGCCGGAAGTGTGCGGCCGGGTCTGCCCGCAGGATCGACTGTGCGAGGGCAGCTGCACGCTGGAGGAATTCGGTGCGGTCACCATCGGTGCGGTGGAGAAGTACATCGTCGATACCGCGCTGGCCAGCGGCTGGCGCCCTGACCTGGGCGCGGTGCAGCCCAGCGGCCACAGCGTGGCGGTGATCGGCGCCGGTCCAGCCGGCCTGGCCTGCGCCGATCGCCTCGCCCGCGCTGGCATTGCCGCCGTGGTCTACGACCGCTATGAGCAGATCGGCGGCCTGCTGCAGTTCGGCATTCCCAGCTTCAAGCTGGACAAGGACGTGATCCACCGCCGCCGCGAAGTGCTGGAGGGCATGGGCGTGCAGTTCCGCCTCGGCGTGGAGATCGGCCGTGACCTGAGCGTGCAGCAGCTGCTGGACAGCCACGACGCGGTGTTCGTCGGCACCGGCGCCTACCGCTACACCGATGGTGGCCTCGACGGCCAGGACCTGAAGGGCGTGCTGCCGGCGCTGCCATTCCTGGTGCAGAACAGCCGCATCGTCGGCGGCGATGACCCGAAGGGTCGGCCGATTGCCGGCTGGGAAGACACCATTGCCCTGCCCGACCTCAACGGCAAGCGCGTGGTGGTGCTAGGTGGCGGCGATACCGGCATGGACTGCGTGCGCAGCGCGGTGCGGCTGGGCGCGGCCAAGGTCACCTGTGCCTATCGCCGCGACGAAGCCAACATGCCCGGCAGCGCGCGCGAAGTGGCCAATGCCCGCGAAGAAGGCGTGCGCTTCCTGTTCAACCGGCAGCCGCTGTCGATCGAAGCCGGCGCCGACGATGAAGTGATCGGCGTGACCGTAGTCGAAACCCGGCTGGGCGAGCCCGATGCCAACGGCCGCCAGAACGCCGTGCCGATCGAAGGCAGTGAATCGCTGCTGGAAGCGGACGTGGTGATCATCGCCTTCGGCTTCTCGCCGAGCGTGCCGGCGTGGCTGGCCGAGCTGGGCGTGGAAGGCCAGTCCAACGGCCGCATCGTGGCCGGCGGCAAGGACCGCCTGCCATTCCAGACCGCGCATCCGCGCCTGTTCGCCGGTGGTGACGCGGTGCGCGGTGCTGACCTGGTGGTGACCGCCGTGGCCGAAGGCCGCGATGCCGCCGCCAGCATCGTGCGGCTACTGGCCCACTGA
- the gltB gene encoding glutamate synthase large subunit: MAPRNRQGLYDPRSERDACGFGMVAQLDDQPSRLLVDTAIAALSRMTHRGGVAADGLTGDGCGLLLRRPDAFLKLLASEAGIAVAARFAAGLVFLPHDADAAQACRAQLQAQVEAVGCKVAGWREVPTDDSVCGQLARDTLPRIEQVFVDAGIGQDDAGFALALFLARRRSEQQLRGHADFYVTTLTPDAISYKGMVLPDKLSRFFPDLQRRELASSAIVFHQRFSTNTLPRWPLAHPFRMLAHNGEINTIEGNRRWAQARSKVWKTPRFDIGEFDPVISMHGSDSQSLDNMLELMVAGGMELIQALRILVPPATQSLEFKDPDLAAFYEFHGLNSEPWDGPAGIVACDSRYAVCTLDRNGLRPARWMLTADRHFLVASEAGVWEVPTERVVRKGKLGPGEMIAIDLKRGDLLDSDAVDRINRGRAPYKQWLQQGVTYLQTELIDPSLVEEPFDEGTLRSYHKLYQLSSEEVEQVLRPLAETEQEATGSMGDDTPMAVLSQRSRPLYDYFRQAFAQVTNPPIDPLREDCAMSLSTQLGKETNIFHAGPETVNHVILNSPVLSQRKLRQLLKMDQYVQANRLLDLSYSEDEGLRAGIERICAEAEQAARDGMVMLLLSDRYPVAGRPMVHALLATSAIHHHLSRLGLRCDVNLIVETGTARDPHHMACLLGFGATAVYPYLAYQTLFDLGRRGILKLSKGGEQSQIGRRYRKGVYKGLSKIISKMGICTVASYRGAQLFEIIGLEPEVVDLCFPDTASRIGGAGFARLDADARELCAQAWDAQQDVDVGGLLKYVHGGEYHMYNPDVVTTLQRAARSGDPRAWQQYCDAVHARPPSALRDLLQLVPAAAPTPLDDVAPASELFPRFDTAAISLGALSPEAHEALAIAMNRLGGRSNSGEGGEDPARYGTAKRSKIKQVASGRFGVTAEYLVNAEVLQIKVAQGAKPGEGGQLPGHKVNELIARLRYARPGIGLISPPPHHDIYSIEDLAQLIYDLKQVNPTALVSVKLVSHAGVGTIAAGVVKAGADLITISGHDGGTGASPVSSIRYAGVPWELGVAEAHQALLANDLRGRTLLQTDGGLKTGLDVVKAALLGADSFGFGTAPMIVLGCKYLRICHLNNCATGVATQDERLRENHFTGQPERVENFFRLLAEEVRGWLSYLGARSLEEIVGRTDLLRQIEAAPRDGVRVDLSRLLADARYEGSHCAAQRLYESPDSLATQMDGLLAPAIEHKRGGEHRFLIHNTDRSIGTRLAGAVARAHGNQGMAEAPLELRFRGSAGQSFGAFNVGGLHLEVEGEANDYVGKGMAGGRLVVRPPRGARFEARSTAIIGNTCLYGATGGELFAAGRAGERFAVRNSGALAVVEGAGDHCCEYMTDGVVLVLGKVGLNFGAGFTGGLAYVLDVDRDFVDRYNHELIDIHRVSAEGFENYRQHLHRLIGRHRELTGSIWAQQILDEFRDYIGKFWLVKPKAASIESLTETLRRAA; encoded by the coding sequence ATGGCCCCCCGCAACCGCCAAGGGCTTTACGACCCGCGCTCCGAGCGCGATGCCTGTGGATTTGGCATGGTCGCCCAGCTCGACGATCAACCATCGCGCCTGTTGGTTGATACCGCCATCGCCGCGCTTTCGCGCATGACCCACCGTGGCGGTGTCGCCGCCGATGGCCTGACCGGCGATGGCTGCGGCCTGCTGCTGCGCCGCCCCGATGCGTTCCTGAAACTGCTGGCCAGCGAAGCCGGCATCGCGGTCGCTGCGCGTTTCGCCGCCGGCCTGGTGTTCCTGCCGCACGACGCCGACGCGGCGCAGGCCTGCCGCGCGCAGCTGCAGGCGCAGGTGGAAGCGGTCGGCTGCAAGGTCGCCGGCTGGCGTGAGGTGCCCACCGATGACAGCGTCTGCGGCCAGCTGGCGCGCGACACGCTGCCGCGCATCGAGCAGGTGTTCGTCGACGCCGGCATCGGCCAGGACGATGCCGGCTTCGCGCTGGCGCTGTTCCTGGCCCGTCGCCGCAGCGAACAGCAGCTGCGCGGACACGCCGACTTCTACGTCACCACCCTCACCCCGGATGCGATCAGCTACAAGGGCATGGTGCTGCCGGACAAGCTCAGCCGTTTCTTCCCGGACCTGCAGCGCCGCGAGCTGGCCTCCAGCGCGATCGTGTTCCACCAGCGCTTCTCCACCAACACGCTTCCGCGCTGGCCGCTGGCGCACCCGTTCCGCATGCTCGCCCACAACGGCGAGATCAACACCATCGAAGGCAACCGGCGTTGGGCGCAGGCGCGCAGCAAGGTGTGGAAGACGCCGCGCTTCGATATCGGTGAATTCGACCCCGTCATCTCCATGCACGGCTCTGACTCGCAGAGCCTGGACAACATGCTGGAGCTGATGGTGGCCGGTGGCATGGAGCTGATCCAGGCGCTGCGCATCCTGGTGCCGCCGGCCACCCAGTCGCTGGAATTCAAGGATCCGGACCTGGCCGCCTTCTACGAGTTCCATGGGCTCAACAGCGAGCCGTGGGATGGCCCGGCCGGCATCGTCGCCTGCGACAGCCGCTACGCCGTATGTACCCTCGACCGCAACGGCCTGCGCCCGGCGCGCTGGATGCTGACCGCCGACCGCCACTTCCTGGTCGCCTCCGAAGCGGGTGTGTGGGAAGTGCCGACCGAGCGCGTGGTGCGCAAGGGCAAGCTCGGCCCGGGCGAGATGATCGCCATCGACCTCAAGCGCGGCGACCTGCTCGACTCCGATGCGGTGGATCGCATCAACCGCGGTCGCGCGCCGTACAAGCAATGGCTGCAGCAGGGCGTGACCTACCTGCAGACCGAACTGATCGACCCGTCGCTGGTGGAGGAACCCTTCGACGAAGGCACCCTGCGCAGCTACCACAAGCTCTACCAGCTCAGCAGCGAGGAAGTGGAACAGGTGCTGCGGCCGCTGGCCGAGACCGAACAGGAAGCCACCGGTTCGATGGGCGACGACACGCCGATGGCGGTGCTGAGCCAGCGCAGCCGTCCACTGTACGACTATTTCCGCCAGGCCTTCGCGCAGGTCACCAACCCGCCGATCGACCCGCTGCGTGAAGACTGCGCGATGTCGCTGTCCACCCAGCTCGGCAAGGAGACCAACATCTTCCATGCCGGCCCGGAGACGGTGAACCACGTCATCCTCAATTCGCCGGTGCTCAGCCAGCGCAAGCTGCGCCAGCTGCTGAAGATGGACCAGTACGTGCAGGCCAACCGCCTGCTCGACCTGTCCTACAGCGAAGACGAGGGCCTGCGTGCCGGCATCGAGCGCATCTGTGCCGAGGCCGAACAGGCCGCGCGCGACGGCATGGTGATGCTGCTGCTGTCTGACCGCTACCCGGTGGCCGGACGGCCGATGGTGCATGCGCTGCTGGCCACCAGCGCCATCCACCATCACCTCTCGCGGCTGGGCCTGCGCTGCGACGTGAATCTCATCGTCGAGACCGGCACCGCGCGCGACCCGCACCACATGGCCTGCCTGCTCGGCTTCGGCGCTACCGCGGTGTATCCGTACCTGGCCTATCAGACCCTGTTCGATCTGGGCCGACGCGGCATCCTCAAGCTCAGCAAGGGCGGTGAGCAGTCGCAGATCGGCCGCCGCTACCGCAAGGGCGTCTACAAGGGCCTGTCGAAGATCATCTCGAAGATGGGCATCTGTACCGTGGCCAGCTACCGCGGCGCGCAGCTGTTCGAGATCATCGGCCTGGAACCGGAAGTCGTGGACCTGTGCTTCCCGGATACCGCTTCGCGCATCGGTGGTGCCGGTTTCGCGCGCCTGGATGCCGACGCACGCGAGCTGTGCGCGCAGGCCTGGGATGCGCAGCAGGACGTGGATGTCGGCGGCCTGCTGAAGTACGTGCACGGCGGCGAGTACCACATGTACAACCCGGACGTGGTGACCACCCTGCAGCGCGCGGCGCGCAGCGGCGATCCGCGTGCCTGGCAGCAGTACTGCGATGCCGTGCACGCGCGTCCGCCGTCGGCACTGCGCGACCTGCTGCAGCTGGTGCCGGCCGCTGCGCCGACACCACTCGATGACGTGGCGCCGGCCAGCGAGCTGTTCCCGCGCTTCGATACCGCCGCCATCAGTCTCGGCGCCCTGTCTCCGGAAGCGCATGAAGCGCTGGCCATCGCCATGAACCGCCTCGGTGGTCGCAGCAATTCCGGCGAAGGCGGTGAGGATCCCGCCCGCTATGGCACCGCCAAGCGCAGCAAGATCAAGCAGGTGGCCTCGGGCCGCTTCGGCGTCACCGCCGAATACCTGGTCAATGCCGAAGTGCTGCAGATCAAGGTCGCGCAGGGCGCCAAGCCCGGCGAAGGCGGCCAGCTGCCTGGGCACAAGGTCAACGAGCTGATCGCGCGGCTGCGCTACGCGCGTCCAGGCATCGGCCTGATCTCGCCGCCGCCGCACCACGACATCTATTCGATCGAAGACCTGGCGCAGCTGATCTACGACCTCAAGCAGGTCAACCCGACCGCGCTGGTGTCGGTGAAGCTGGTCAGCCATGCCGGTGTGGGCACGATCGCCGCCGGCGTGGTCAAGGCCGGTGCGGACCTGATCACCATTTCCGGCCATGACGGCGGCACCGGCGCCTCGCCGGTCAGCTCGATCCGTTATGCCGGCGTGCCGTGGGAACTGGGCGTGGCCGAAGCGCACCAGGCGCTGCTGGCCAACGACCTGCGCGGGCGCACCCTGCTGCAGACCGACGGCGGCCTGAAGACCGGCCTGGACGTAGTCAAGGCCGCGCTGCTGGGCGCGGACAGCTTCGGCTTCGGCACCGCACCGATGATCGTGCTGGGCTGCAAGTACCTGCGCATCTGCCACCTCAACAACTGCGCCACCGGCGTGGCCACCCAGGACGAGCGCCTGCGCGAGAACCACTTCACCGGCCAGCCCGAGCGCGTGGAGAATTTCTTCCGCCTGCTGGCCGAGGAAGTGCGTGGCTGGCTGTCGTACCTGGGTGCGCGTTCGCTGGAAGAGATCGTCGGCCGCACCGACCTGCTGCGGCAGATCGAGGCGGCGCCGCGCGACGGCGTGCGCGTGGACCTGTCACGCCTGCTGGCCGATGCCCGCTACGAGGGCAGTCACTGTGCCGCGCAGCGCCTGTACGAATCGCCGGACAGCCTGGCCACGCAGATGGACGGCCTGCTGGCCCCGGCCATCGAACACAAGCGCGGTGGCGAACACCGCTTCCTGATCCACAACACCGACCGCAGCATCGGCACCCGCCTGGCCGGTGCGGTGGCACGCGCACACGGCAACCAGGGCATGGCCGAGGCACCGCTGGAACTGCGCTTCCGCGGCAGTGCCGGGCAGAGCTTCGGCGCGTTCAACGTCGGTGGCCTGCACCTGGAGGTGGAAGGCGAAGCCAACGACTACGTGGGCAAGGGCATGGCCGGCGGCCGCCTGGTGGTGCGTCCGCCGCGCGGCGCCCGCTTCGAGGCACGCAGCACCGCCATCATCGGCAACACCTGCCTGTACGGTGCCACCGGCGGTGAACTGTTCGCTGCCGGTCGTGCCGGCGAACGTTTCGCCGTGCGCAATTCCGGCGCGCTGGCGGTGGTGGAAGGCGCCGGTGACCACTGCTGCGAGTACATGACTGATGGCGTGGTGCTGGTGCTGGGCAAGGTCGGCCTGAACTTCGGTGCGGGTTTCACCGGCGGGCTGGCCTACGTGCTGGACGTCGACCGCGACTTCGTCGACCGCTACAACCACGAGCTGATCGACATCCATCGCGTGTCCGCCGAAGGCTTCGAGAACTACCGCCAGCACCTGCACCGCCTGATCGGCCGCCATCGCGAGCTGACCGGCAGCATCTGGGCGCAGCAGATCCTGGACGAGTTCCGCGACTACATCGGCAAGTTCTGGCTGGTCAAACCGAAGGCCGCCAGCATCGAGTCGCTGACCGAAACCCTGCGACGCGCCGCGTAA